The genomic segment TGGCGAAGTGATCGCACTGCTTTTGAGTGAGATGTTGCATGCAGACTCCCTTTGGTACGTATTGACGTAGCAGGCCGTTGAAGTTCTCGTTGGTGCCACGCTCCCAGGAATGATAAGGGGTGGCGAAGTAGCACTTGAGATTGAAGTGTTCCTCTAGCTTTGCGTAGTCGTGGAACTCCGTTCCGTTGTCCAGGCTGAGCGTTTTGAATTGACGCTCGTACTTGGCGATGGCGACCTTGGCAGCGCAGATGACTTCTTCTTTGGTGCGAGCCTTGAGCTTCATGACGATGGCAAAGCCACTGACGCGCTCGACCAGAGTAAGCAGGCAGTGGCGCAGGTCTTTGCCGATGACGGTATCGCCTTCCCAGTGACCGATCGCGATGCGCAAGTTGGCCTCCTGTGGTCGCTCGCTGATATGGCGCTTGCCGGCCAGAACACCCCTTGAATCCTTGGATCGGTAGCGTTTGCGACCGTTCTTGGACATGATGCGTGTGTGCGATACCAACTCACCGCCGCTGGCCTTGTCGCGACGCAGCCAGCGGTAGATGGTCTCGGTGCTGATTTCAAGGAGCTTGAAGCGTTTGAGGATGCCGCTGATTTGCTCAGCGCTGAACTTCCTGCGGATGAGGCTAAAGACCTGAGCGCGCTGAGCGTCGGAGTAGTGAGAGCCGCGACGGCAGCGCCGACGTCGAGCCACGGCGTAACTGTGAGCCTTCTCTGGCCGGTACTGCGCTCGGTGAGTAGTCAGGTTCCGGCGAAGCTCACGACTGACGGTGCTTGGGTGTTTGCCAATTTGGCGAGCGATCTCGGCTTGAGAGTATTTGGCTACTCTCAAGGCGTTGATGGTGTATCGTTCCTCTTGGGTGAGTTGGTGATACGTCATAGGTGCAACCTCGTTCTTGGTCGGATAAGGTGCAGCTAGTTTCGCCGCTCCCCACCCATTTCAATGAACGTTGCACTTACTAGTTGAATCCGCGGGGCCTAACGCCCAAGGTAAGCGGCACCGGAGCACCGCAGGTGCGCAGGGCACCAACAAAGGCCATGAGAATGCCGAAGGCATGGCCTTTGTTGGTGTCCGCTTGACCGCCCAGTTAGGCTGGGGCGCGCAGGCGAGGGCGTTGATGCCACGGCAACCTGGCTGCGCTCATTGATGCTTGGCCTGTGCATGGCCGCTCCCTTGATTTGATTTCCAGATATTTTGCCTTACGCGGCTGGGCCGTGACCATGCGGATTCCAACCGCGGGCCGCCGTAGGACGGGCAGCCCAAAAGGCGAGTGCATGTGGCACTTTGGCGCTACTGATCGGTGAGCTGGCTGCCGACGGACAGGCGGCCAGATTGAGCCTGAG from the Aquabacterium sp. NJ1 genome contains:
- a CDS encoding IS30 family transposase, encoding MTYHQLTQEERYTINALRVAKYSQAEIARQIGKHPSTVSRELRRNLTTHRAQYRPEKAHSYAVARRRRCRRGSHYSDAQRAQVFSLIRRKFSAEQISGILKRFKLLEISTETIYRWLRRDKASGGELVSHTRIMSKNGRKRYRSKDSRGVLAGKRHISERPQEANLRIAIGHWEGDTVIGKDLRHCLLTLVERVSGFAIVMKLKARTKEEVICAAKVAIAKYERQFKTLSLDNGTEFHDYAKLEEHFNLKCYFATPYHSWERGTNENFNGLLRQYVPKGVCMQHLTQKQCDHFASELNNRPRKRHNFLTPSEVFFGRTSVALAG